CCAAAGTATATTTAGAAATATCTAAAAATGCTAAAACTAAAACAGATTTAGAAGTTAAAAAAGCAGTCGTTAATGCTTATGGTAACGTATTGCTAACAGAAGAAAGTGTTGCTATTTTAGAACGTAACAAAACTGCGCTTCAAAAAAACCTAGATGAAATTACCAAAATTTACGAAAATGGTTTAGAAGAAGAAGAAAGTGTAGAGCAATTAAAAATAACATTATCGAGTATTAAGAGTACACTTAACAATAGTATTAGACTTAAGAAAGTAGCTTACCAAATGCTTAACATCACTTTAGGTTTAGATATTGATAATAATACAATACTTACCGACAACCTAGAAACGTTAACGGCTCAAAACATCGATTTAGAGTTAATTGATAATCCATTTAGTGTAGAAAACACCATAGATTATAAAATTGCCGAAAACGATAAAACATCTAAGGAGTTATTATTAAAATTAGAGAAATACAAAAACCTACCTACAATTAGCGCTTTTTTAAGTGGTGGTTATACTGCTTACAGCCCGGAATTTACGTTTTTAGACAGTGATCAAAAATACTATGGTTATGCTATTTTTGGAGCTAAATTAAGTGTTCCTATTTTCACTTCTGGAGCAACAAAATCTAAAATACAACGTGCTAAAATCAACTTAGAAAAAGCTGAAGATGATTTAACAGAAACCGAGCAACAATTAAAACTTCAAATCGCATCGGCTAAAAGTGATTATCAATTTGCTATCGAAGAATATTCAAATAAAAAGGAAAACTTAAACCTTGCCGAGCGTATTGAAACTAAAAACCAAACTAAGTTTTTTGAAGGTATTGCTTCTAGTTTCGATTTAAGACAAGCACAAACGCAACTTTACTCGGCACAACAAGAGTTTTTACAAGCCATGCTTAATGTTATAAACAACAAAGTGGCTTTAGAAACTATATCTAATCAAATAAACTAATTCATCATCAAAATAAAATTTACTAAAATCAACAATACAATGAAACATATATATTCACTCTTAGCCATAGCGTTAGTTCTTTCTTCTTGTGGTAGCGAAAAAAAGCAATCTGTAGAAGATGTTATTGCAACCAATAATTTGGAATTAATTCATCAAAAGAAAGCCGAATTAGAAACTATCGAGCAAGAACTTGCAGGACAATTAAAACTTTTAGAAATAAAAATTAAGGAAATAGATCCTTTAGAAAAAATTCCTTTAATTACTACTTTTGAAGCTA
The window above is part of the Algibacter sp. L3A6 genome. Proteins encoded here:
- a CDS encoding TolC family protein, producing MKNKLIIFFSLLVSITAISQEETNSFSLDAAIDFALENNRTAKNASRDIDAAKEQKWETTAAGLPQINAAVDYQNSIKQQLQVVEASAFGGPEGEYTALALGLEQSLIGSATLSQLLFDGSYIVGLQSAKVYLEISKNAKTKTDLEVKKAVVNAYGNVLLTEESVAILERNKTALQKNLDEITKIYENGLEEEESVEQLKITLSSIKSTLNNSIRLKKVAYQMLNITLGLDIDNNTILTDNLETLTAQNIDLELIDNPFSVENTIDYKIAENDKTSKELLLKLEKYKNLPTISAFLSGGYTAYSPEFTFLDSDQKYYGYAIFGAKLSVPIFTSGATKSKIQRAKINLEKAEDDLTETEQQLKLQIASAKSDYQFAIEEYSNKKENLNLAERIETKNQTKFFEGIASSFDLRQAQTQLYSAQQEFLQAMLNVINNKVALETISNQIN